The following proteins are co-located in the Anser cygnoides isolate HZ-2024a breed goose chromosome 2, Taihu_goose_T2T_genome, whole genome shotgun sequence genome:
- the ADNP2 gene encoding activity-dependent neuroprotector homeobox protein 2 isoform X2, which yields MDQELVVPCPKCAFASEPKIVGKHIRMFHSSNKRIQNYTVSILDGMKQFRSDIINFTCLKCNFTDTLYYNMKKHVLMNHFQNLISIYFGQRSDESEENLVEHYCKKCNASANSQDSLMYHVLTAETHRDLENKLRSVISEHIKKPGLVKQMHIAPKPPQSVAAPAPSSGPPAASAGSITAPACIQLAFPQNNQNQTVVQSKPVQNTVRSLTVPSASGSVPHTTSAPIVTPSHVTLVSSHLPVGQNSVNIQPSPSQPIIVSHRLPLNQPVRTAAVPLHHSVGTLSRTVAPAVLPLNQHVGPGLFPINQSLGTINSPVAAATLPVTQPVSPANQLVAPGVLPVNQPVAPGVLSVNHAVGNVNRPTGPGVLPMAQTVASGVLQLNQPVAPGVVPVRQPVGPGFLQLNQPVAPAVIPVNQPVRPAVSQNAAFLTAGSILRQLIPTGKQVNGIPTYTLAPVSVTLPVPPGGGVATVTPPQMPIQLMQSGAVTQLSQSPASAPSPPVLLTSQNISLQAPPPGPETSQAVRQAKQWKTCPVCNELFPSNVYEVHMEVAHKHSEVKIEDMQQPDKLAACAPFLRWMTEKTVRCFSCKCFLCEEELMKHLLMHGLACLFCTVTFHDLKSLVEHNKTTHNGKKQLHADYSNRGFQLGNEAQGDLVFPHFDFSTVLPKEDIGEREVHLAVLAGVNSRTLVPVYIKVKPQAAEVNNRCSKKVLTCPFCFGTFVSQRTYEMHLKERHHIMPTVHTILKSPAFKCIHCRGVYTGNMTLTAIAVHLLRCRSAPKDSNSSVKMQLERTEKKELLFVNGEKHDSVILKRKLSDSCFIAEDQRNKEQQPLSLCTGIALSPEEELYSGLVPFKRQKINRTEIKKIPSSEDLHILAVDPKQYDHNSYDAQKQFLTDYFHERPYPSKKELELLSSLLYAWKIDVASFFGKRRNTCLKAINNHKPSVLLGFSMSELKNIKHRLNIKDEALDM from the coding sequence ATGGACCAAGAGCTTGTGGTTCCTTGCCCAAAATGTGCATTTGCTTCTGAGCCAAAAATAGTGGGAAAACATATCCGGATGTTTCATTCATCTAATAAGAGAATACAGAACTATACAGTCAGCATTTTGGATGGCATGAAACAATTCAGGAGTGATATCATAAACTTCACGTgtctaaaatgtaattttacagaCACATTGTATTATAATATGAAGAAACATGTTCTGATGAACCACTTTCAAAACTTAATAAGTATATATTTTGGCCAGAGATCTGATGAAAGTGAAGAGAATTTGGTTGAGCACTACTGTAAAAAATGTAATGCTTCTGCAAACAGCCAAGATTCTTTAATGTATCATGTCTTGACAGCTGAAACACACAGAGACCTGGAGAACAAACTTCGGTCTGTGATTTCAGAACATATTAAGAAACCTGGACTTGTGAAACAAATGCATATTGCTCCAAAGCCTCCTCAAAGTGTGGCTGCGCCTGCTCCATCTTCAGGGCCTCCTGCAGCCTCAGCAGGTTCCATCACAGCTCCAGCTTGCATCCAACTTGCATTTCCGCAGAATAATCAAAACCAGACTGTGGTGCAGTCAAAACCAGTTCAGAACACAGTCAGATCTCTGACTGTTCCAAGTGCCTCTGGTAGTGTTCCACATACAACTTCTGCTCCGATTGTTACCCCATCACATGTTACTCTTGTATCCAGTCATCTTCCTGTAGGTCAGAATAGTGTTAATATTCAGCCGTCACCTTCTCAGCCTATAATTGTTTCTCATAGGCTTCCTCTTAATCAGCCTGTCAGGACTGCGGCTGTTCCTCTTCATCATTCTGTTGGGACCCTAAGCAGAACCGTGGCCCCTGCAGTTCTTCCTCTTAATCAACATGTCGGGCCTGGACTCTTTCCTATTAATCAGTCTCTTGGTACTATAAATAGTCCAGTTGCAGCTGCGACACTACCTGTTACTCAGCCTGTCAGCCCTGCGAATCAGCTGGTTGCGCCAGGAGTGCTCCCTGTGAATCAGCCGGTTGCACCAGGAGTTCTCTCTGTCAACCATGCGGTTGGGAATGTGAATAGACCCACTGGTCCTGGAGTCCTTCCTATGGCTCAGACGGTTGCATCAGGGGTTCTCCAGCTTAATCAGCCTGTCGCACCTGGAGTTGTTCCTGTCAGACAGCCTGTTGGACCTGGGTTTCTTCAGCTTAATCAACCTGTTGCCCCAGCAGTTATCCCTGTAAATCAGCCAGTTAGACCTGCAGTTTcccaaaatgcagcttttttgACTGCAGGTTCTATACTTCGGCAGTTGATTCCAACTGGGAAGCAGGTTAATGGGATACCCACATACACGCTTGCCCCAGTTTCAGTGACATTGCCTGTACCTCCTGGTGGTGGAGTAGCAACAGTTACTCCACCACAAATGCCTATCCAACTAATGCAGTCTGGAGCAGTAACTCAGTTATCTCAGTCACCAGCTAGTGCACCCTCTCCACCTGTGCTTTTAACGTCTCAGAATATATCATTACAAGCTCCCCCACCTGGTCCTGAAACAAGTCAGGCTGTCAGACAGGCTAAGCAATGGAAGACTTGCCCTGTTTGCAATGAGCTCTTCCCATCAAATGTGTATGAGGTACACATGGAAGTGGCCCACAAACATAGTGAAGTAAAAATTGAGGATATGCAGCAACCTGACAAACTTGCAGCTTGTGCACCCTTTCTAAGGTGGATGACAGAGAAGACTGTCCGGTGTTTTTCTTGTAAGTGTTTTCTCTGTGAAGAAGAGCTCATGAAACATCTCTTGATGCATGGCTTAGCTTGCTTGTTTTGCACAGTTACTTTCCATGACTTAAAAAGCCTTGTGGAGCACAATAAAACTACTCATAACGGGAAAAAGCAGTTACATGCAGATTATAGCAACAGAGGATTTCAGTTAGGTAATGAGGCTCAGGGTGACCTTGTATTTCCTCACTTTGATTTCAGTACAGTGTTACCAAAAGAAGACATCGGTGAAAGAGAAGTACATTTGGCAGTGCTTGCTGGAGTAAATTCGAGGACGCTAGTCCCCGTTTACATCAAAGTGAAACCTCAGGCAGCAGAAGTGAACAACAGGTGCAGCAAAAAAGTGTTAACCTGTCCCTTTTGTTTTGGAACATTTGTTAGTCAAAGAACCTATgaaatgcatttgaaagaaaGGCATCATATTATGCCAACTGTACATACAATTTTAAAGTCTCCTGCTTTCAAGTGCATCCACTGTCGTGGCGTGTACACTGGAAATATGACTCTAACAGCTATTGCTGTGCATTTGCTCCGTTGTAGAAGTGCTCCCAAAGACAGCAACTCAAGCGTGAAGATGCAGCTTGAACGTACTGAGAAGAAAGAGTTACTGTTTGTGAATGGTGAAAAGCATGATTCCGTGATACTTAAAAGAAAGCTATCTGATTCCTGTTTCATTGCAGAAGACCAAAGGAATAAGGAACAGCAGCCTCTAAGCTTGTGTACTGGCATAGCTCTATCTCCAGAAGAAGAATTGTATTCAGGGCTAGTGCCTTTCAAACGACAGAAGATTAATAGGACTGAGATAAAGAAAATTCCTTCCAGTGAGGATCTGCATATTCTAGCAGTAGATCCTAAACAATATGATCACAATTCGTATGATGCTCAGAAACAGTTTTTGACAGACTACTTTCATGAGAGGCCCTATCCCTCAAAAAAAGAGTTGGAATTGCTATCCTCGCTGCTGTATGCTTGGAAAATTGATGTTGCGTCATTTTTTGGGAAAAGGAGGAATACATGCTTAAAGGCAATAAATAATCACAAACCATCTGTGCTGCTGGGTTTCAGTATGTCTGAACTAAAAAACATTAAGCACCGTTTGAATATAAAAGATGAAGCGTTAGATATGTAA
- the ADNP2 gene encoding activity-dependent neuroprotector homeobox protein 2 isoform X1 yields MFQIPVQNLDNIRKARKKVKGVLVDLGLDSCRELLKNLKSFDPGEKYFCNTSWSDVSPWESVGKRKRYRTKPYCCSLCKFSSKLLTSFKNHLHRCHEDEMDQELVVPCPKCAFASEPKIVGKHIRMFHSSNKRIQNYTVSILDGMKQFRSDIINFTCLKCNFTDTLYYNMKKHVLMNHFQNLISIYFGQRSDESEENLVEHYCKKCNASANSQDSLMYHVLTAETHRDLENKLRSVISEHIKKPGLVKQMHIAPKPPQSVAAPAPSSGPPAASAGSITAPACIQLAFPQNNQNQTVVQSKPVQNTVRSLTVPSASGSVPHTTSAPIVTPSHVTLVSSHLPVGQNSVNIQPSPSQPIIVSHRLPLNQPVRTAAVPLHHSVGTLSRTVAPAVLPLNQHVGPGLFPINQSLGTINSPVAAATLPVTQPVSPANQLVAPGVLPVNQPVAPGVLSVNHAVGNVNRPTGPGVLPMAQTVASGVLQLNQPVAPGVVPVRQPVGPGFLQLNQPVAPAVIPVNQPVRPAVSQNAAFLTAGSILRQLIPTGKQVNGIPTYTLAPVSVTLPVPPGGGVATVTPPQMPIQLMQSGAVTQLSQSPASAPSPPVLLTSQNISLQAPPPGPETSQAVRQAKQWKTCPVCNELFPSNVYEVHMEVAHKHSEVKIEDMQQPDKLAACAPFLRWMTEKTVRCFSCKCFLCEEELMKHLLMHGLACLFCTVTFHDLKSLVEHNKTTHNGKKQLHADYSNRGFQLGNEAQGDLVFPHFDFSTVLPKEDIGEREVHLAVLAGVNSRTLVPVYIKVKPQAAEVNNRCSKKVLTCPFCFGTFVSQRTYEMHLKERHHIMPTVHTILKSPAFKCIHCRGVYTGNMTLTAIAVHLLRCRSAPKDSNSSVKMQLERTEKKELLFVNGEKHDSVILKRKLSDSCFIAEDQRNKEQQPLSLCTGIALSPEEELYSGLVPFKRQKINRTEIKKIPSSEDLHILAVDPKQYDHNSYDAQKQFLTDYFHERPYPSKKELELLSSLLYAWKIDVASFFGKRRNTCLKAINNHKPSVLLGFSMSELKNIKHRLNIKDEALDM; encoded by the exons aatctTAAAAGTTTTGACCcaggtgaaaaatatttttgcaacacTTCATGGAGTGATGTCTCTCCTTGGGAGTCTGTGGGCAAAAGGAAG aGATACAGAACAAAGCCGTACTGCTGTAGTTTATGCAAGTTCTCGTCAAAATTGCTTACTTCATTCAAGAATCACTTGCACCGTTGCCATGAGGACGAAATGGACCAAGAGCTTGTGGTTCCTTGCCCAAAATGTGCATTTGCTTCTGAGCCAAAAATAGTGGGAAAACATATCCGGATGTTTCATTCATCTAATAAGAGAATACAGAACTATACAGTCAGCATTTTGGATGGCATGAAACAATTCAGGAGTGATATCATAAACTTCACGTgtctaaaatgtaattttacagaCACATTGTATTATAATATGAAGAAACATGTTCTGATGAACCACTTTCAAAACTTAATAAGTATATATTTTGGCCAGAGATCTGATGAAAGTGAAGAGAATTTGGTTGAGCACTACTGTAAAAAATGTAATGCTTCTGCAAACAGCCAAGATTCTTTAATGTATCATGTCTTGACAGCTGAAACACACAGAGACCTGGAGAACAAACTTCGGTCTGTGATTTCAGAACATATTAAGAAACCTGGACTTGTGAAACAAATGCATATTGCTCCAAAGCCTCCTCAAAGTGTGGCTGCGCCTGCTCCATCTTCAGGGCCTCCTGCAGCCTCAGCAGGTTCCATCACAGCTCCAGCTTGCATCCAACTTGCATTTCCGCAGAATAATCAAAACCAGACTGTGGTGCAGTCAAAACCAGTTCAGAACACAGTCAGATCTCTGACTGTTCCAAGTGCCTCTGGTAGTGTTCCACATACAACTTCTGCTCCGATTGTTACCCCATCACATGTTACTCTTGTATCCAGTCATCTTCCTGTAGGTCAGAATAGTGTTAATATTCAGCCGTCACCTTCTCAGCCTATAATTGTTTCTCATAGGCTTCCTCTTAATCAGCCTGTCAGGACTGCGGCTGTTCCTCTTCATCATTCTGTTGGGACCCTAAGCAGAACCGTGGCCCCTGCAGTTCTTCCTCTTAATCAACATGTCGGGCCTGGACTCTTTCCTATTAATCAGTCTCTTGGTACTATAAATAGTCCAGTTGCAGCTGCGACACTACCTGTTACTCAGCCTGTCAGCCCTGCGAATCAGCTGGTTGCGCCAGGAGTGCTCCCTGTGAATCAGCCGGTTGCACCAGGAGTTCTCTCTGTCAACCATGCGGTTGGGAATGTGAATAGACCCACTGGTCCTGGAGTCCTTCCTATGGCTCAGACGGTTGCATCAGGGGTTCTCCAGCTTAATCAGCCTGTCGCACCTGGAGTTGTTCCTGTCAGACAGCCTGTTGGACCTGGGTTTCTTCAGCTTAATCAACCTGTTGCCCCAGCAGTTATCCCTGTAAATCAGCCAGTTAGACCTGCAGTTTcccaaaatgcagcttttttgACTGCAGGTTCTATACTTCGGCAGTTGATTCCAACTGGGAAGCAGGTTAATGGGATACCCACATACACGCTTGCCCCAGTTTCAGTGACATTGCCTGTACCTCCTGGTGGTGGAGTAGCAACAGTTACTCCACCACAAATGCCTATCCAACTAATGCAGTCTGGAGCAGTAACTCAGTTATCTCAGTCACCAGCTAGTGCACCCTCTCCACCTGTGCTTTTAACGTCTCAGAATATATCATTACAAGCTCCCCCACCTGGTCCTGAAACAAGTCAGGCTGTCAGACAGGCTAAGCAATGGAAGACTTGCCCTGTTTGCAATGAGCTCTTCCCATCAAATGTGTATGAGGTACACATGGAAGTGGCCCACAAACATAGTGAAGTAAAAATTGAGGATATGCAGCAACCTGACAAACTTGCAGCTTGTGCACCCTTTCTAAGGTGGATGACAGAGAAGACTGTCCGGTGTTTTTCTTGTAAGTGTTTTCTCTGTGAAGAAGAGCTCATGAAACATCTCTTGATGCATGGCTTAGCTTGCTTGTTTTGCACAGTTACTTTCCATGACTTAAAAAGCCTTGTGGAGCACAATAAAACTACTCATAACGGGAAAAAGCAGTTACATGCAGATTATAGCAACAGAGGATTTCAGTTAGGTAATGAGGCTCAGGGTGACCTTGTATTTCCTCACTTTGATTTCAGTACAGTGTTACCAAAAGAAGACATCGGTGAAAGAGAAGTACATTTGGCAGTGCTTGCTGGAGTAAATTCGAGGACGCTAGTCCCCGTTTACATCAAAGTGAAACCTCAGGCAGCAGAAGTGAACAACAGGTGCAGCAAAAAAGTGTTAACCTGTCCCTTTTGTTTTGGAACATTTGTTAGTCAAAGAACCTATgaaatgcatttgaaagaaaGGCATCATATTATGCCAACTGTACATACAATTTTAAAGTCTCCTGCTTTCAAGTGCATCCACTGTCGTGGCGTGTACACTGGAAATATGACTCTAACAGCTATTGCTGTGCATTTGCTCCGTTGTAGAAGTGCTCCCAAAGACAGCAACTCAAGCGTGAAGATGCAGCTTGAACGTACTGAGAAGAAAGAGTTACTGTTTGTGAATGGTGAAAAGCATGATTCCGTGATACTTAAAAGAAAGCTATCTGATTCCTGTTTCATTGCAGAAGACCAAAGGAATAAGGAACAGCAGCCTCTAAGCTTGTGTACTGGCATAGCTCTATCTCCAGAAGAAGAATTGTATTCAGGGCTAGTGCCTTTCAAACGACAGAAGATTAATAGGACTGAGATAAAGAAAATTCCTTCCAGTGAGGATCTGCATATTCTAGCAGTAGATCCTAAACAATATGATCACAATTCGTATGATGCTCAGAAACAGTTTTTGACAGACTACTTTCATGAGAGGCCCTATCCCTCAAAAAAAGAGTTGGAATTGCTATCCTCGCTGCTGTATGCTTGGAAAATTGATGTTGCGTCATTTTTTGGGAAAAGGAGGAATACATGCTTAAAGGCAATAAATAATCACAAACCATCTGTGCTGCTGGGTTTCAGTATGTCTGAACTAAAAAACATTAAGCACCGTTTGAATATAAAAGATGAAGCGTTAGATATGTAA